From the Venenivibrio stagnispumantis genome, one window contains:
- the smc gene encoding chromosome segregation protein SMC yields the protein MKTYIDRINVYGFKSYGDRRLTIPIGEGFIGIVGPNGAGKSNIGDSIVFALGIASAKAMRAIKLTDLIFSSKNKSAEYAEVEIIFKNLGAFPLNDEEVSIYRKIDHSGKSTYKINGRVAKQQEVEELLASAGIPIQGYNIVTQGDIFRFIKMTPAERRELLSEIAGITEYEEKKEKALKDLQETEEKINNVKIILKEIQTNLKRLEEEKENALIAISIENQINQLKQKILSAKLFNLLKEEEESYNQFTQIENMISKLYTEKENLIEKQKEIISIIKNLEDKFNEIQQSLLPIKEKEGGITAQIRLANEKKNELEKEIEALKQKESSLLLEKEEKIKEILSIEQQIKTLEKELPDLEKQLEIANKNLEEKNNQLKQIEIGGSKAKLDLGEVEKEEKRLKDEILSIQNQKLQLENNLEKINDKINLYKEEIENLEKEIKNLEQSLENIKSYTQESQKRYNSLSNQINMLKIRKESLEKRLKENREKIEQNFKKLAQILANLANMREDRVILAISNIKGVYGQVADLITIKDNQVVQAIESAAGNRLRNIVVENEDVAKECIEILKREKLGKATFIPLNKIKVQDLPRLPNIKGVKGFLIDFVNYDKSIEKAIKYVFADTILVENFDVAKAVGIGNYRMVTLDGSLFEKSGVISGGTTNQSISIGRTALEQEREILEKEDDKLKQEEEKISKELNDIILQITEKEKELSKIQVEAVSFSQRKEDIQNQIIAKNNRLEAINKEIFTLKKQSLEIEAQIEKINENLNILQKELSVVENRKKTILEKMETEGLHTLRKEWEEATNLVYALREKKKNIESQIERLKDRLENNLKGRIFQIETEKEEIANLIKNKLKEVENLHKQIEELSKDLSNLWKELKDTEQERENILNELSSQKEKLKILRYEEENINNQITKTLEDKGKLEQKLSDIKQRIVALKEEFQGEPEEGDIIALEKSLKTLEEKRKNLGAINEKAIEDYEETLKRFNEINEKLSVLIEEKNRVLELIEYIENKKVEAFMEVFNEVNKNLGKIFKRLSPGGKAYLELENTEEPLNGGVLLKSKPRGKEVKRIEIISGGEKTLTALSFLLAIQQYKPAPFYYFDEIDAHLDDANARKIAELFKEFSKEAQFIVVTLRDTMATYADRLIGVSAKDGISNVYTLDINQILGNNINTEELGS from the coding sequence TTGAAAACCTATATAGATAGAATAAATGTATATGGTTTTAAATCTTATGGAGATAGAAGATTAACCATTCCAATCGGTGAAGGTTTTATCGGAATAGTTGGTCCAAATGGAGCCGGTAAAAGTAATATAGGAGATAGTATTGTTTTTGCCCTTGGAATAGCCTCTGCAAAAGCTATGAGAGCTATAAAACTTACAGATTTAATATTTTCTTCTAAAAATAAATCTGCCGAGTATGCAGAGGTAGAAATAATATTTAAAAATCTTGGAGCTTTTCCTCTAAATGATGAAGAAGTATCAATTTACAGAAAAATAGACCATAGCGGAAAATCTACATATAAAATAAATGGTAGAGTAGCAAAACAACAAGAAGTAGAAGAATTACTTGCATCTGCCGGCATACCTATACAAGGATATAATATAGTAACTCAGGGAGATATATTTAGATTTATAAAAATGACACCGGCAGAAAGAAGAGAACTTCTCAGCGAGATAGCCGGAATAACAGAATACGAAGAAAAAAAAGAAAAAGCATTAAAAGACCTACAAGAAACAGAAGAAAAAATAAATAATGTAAAAATCATTTTAAAAGAGATACAAACCAATTTAAAAAGATTAGAAGAAGAAAAAGAAAATGCCTTAATTGCAATTTCTATTGAAAATCAGATTAATCAGTTAAAGCAAAAAATTTTATCTGCAAAATTATTCAATCTATTAAAAGAAGAAGAAGAAAGTTATAATCAGTTTACCCAAATAGAAAATATGATTTCTAAACTATATACAGAAAAAGAAAACCTGATAGAAAAACAAAAAGAAATAATATCAATTATCAAAAATTTAGAAGATAAATTTAATGAAATACAACAATCTTTATTGCCAATAAAAGAAAAAGAAGGGGGTATAACAGCCCAGATTAGACTTGCCAATGAAAAGAAAAATGAATTGGAAAAAGAGATAGAGGCATTAAAACAAAAAGAAAGTAGTTTATTACTTGAAAAAGAAGAAAAAATAAAAGAGATATTGAGTATAGAACAGCAGATAAAAACCCTTGAAAAAGAGCTTCCGGATTTAGAAAAACAGCTTGAAATAGCAAATAAAAATTTAGAAGAAAAAAATAACCAATTAAAACAGATAGAAATAGGAGGAAGCAAAGCAAAATTAGACCTTGGAGAAGTAGAAAAAGAGGAAAAAAGATTAAAAGATGAGATTTTATCTATCCAAAACCAAAAATTACAATTAGAAAACAATTTAGAAAAAATAAATGACAAAATAAATCTTTATAAAGAAGAAATAGAAAATCTTGAAAAAGAAATTAAAAACTTAGAACAATCCCTTGAAAATATCAAATCATATACCCAAGAATCCCAAAAAAGATATAATTCATTATCAAATCAGATAAATATGCTAAAAATTAGAAAAGAAAGTCTTGAAAAAAGATTAAAAGAAAATAGAGAAAAGATAGAACAAAACTTTAAAAAACTAGCCCAAATTCTTGCAAATCTTGCCAATATGAGAGAAGATAGAGTTATCTTGGCAATATCAAATATAAAAGGTGTATACGGACAGGTAGCTGATTTAATAACCATAAAAGATAATCAAGTAGTTCAGGCAATAGAAAGTGCTGCCGGAAATAGATTAAGAAATATAGTTGTAGAAAATGAGGATGTGGCAAAAGAGTGCATAGAGATATTAAAAAGAGAAAAACTCGGAAAAGCAACATTTATTCCTTTAAACAAAATAAAAGTTCAGGATTTACCAAGACTTCCAAATATAAAAGGAGTAAAAGGATTTTTAATAGATTTTGTTAATTATGATAAATCCATAGAGAAAGCAATAAAATATGTATTTGCAGATACAATTCTTGTAGAAAATTTTGATGTAGCAAAAGCAGTAGGTATCGGAAATTATAGAATGGTTACCTTAGATGGTTCTTTATTTGAAAAATCCGGTGTAATATCCGGTGGAACAACAAACCAATCAATATCCATAGGAAGAACTGCCTTAGAGCAAGAAAGAGAAATCTTAGAAAAAGAAGATGATAAATTAAAACAAGAAGAAGAAAAAATATCAAAAGAACTAAATGATATAATCTTGCAAATAACAGAAAAAGAAAAAGAGTTATCAAAAATACAGGTTGAAGCCGTCAGCTTCTCCCAAAGAAAGGAAGATATACAAAACCAGATAATAGCAAAAAATAACAGATTAGAAGCTATAAATAAAGAAATATTTACATTAAAAAAACAATCCCTTGAAATAGAAGCACAGATAGAAAAAATAAATGAAAATCTAAATATTTTACAAAAAGAGCTATCGGTTGTAGAAAATAGAAAAAAAACAATACTTGAAAAAATGGAAACCGAAGGCCTACATACACTCAGAAAAGAATGGGAAGAAGCAACAAATCTTGTATATGCATTAAGAGAAAAAAAGAAAAATATAGAATCCCAAATAGAAAGATTAAAAGATAGATTAGAAAACAATCTAAAAGGAAGAATATTCCAAATAGAAACAGAAAAAGAAGAAATAGCGAACCTGATAAAAAATAAATTAAAAGAAGTAGAAAATTTACATAAACAGATAGAAGAGTTATCAAAAGATTTATCAAACTTATGGAAAGAGTTAAAAGATACAGAACAAGAAAGGGAAAATATATTAAATGAATTGTCTTCCCAGAAAGAAAAATTAAAAATTTTAAGATATGAAGAAGAAAATATAAATAATCAAATAACAAAAACCCTTGAAGATAAAGGAAAGTTAGAACAAAAATTATCTGATATAAAACAAAGAATTGTTGCATTGAAAGAAGAATTTCAGGGAGAGCCGGAAGAAGGAGATATTATAGCCTTAGAAAAAAGTTTAAAAACCCTTGAAGAAAAAAGAAAAAATCTCGGTGCTATAAATGAAAAGGCAATAGAAGATTATGAAGAAACATTAAAAAGATTTAATGAAATAAATGAAAAACTATCGGTCTTAATTGAAGAAAAAAACAGAGTGCTTGAATTAATAGAATATATAGAAAACAAAAAAGTGGAAGCATTTATGGAAGTTTTTAATGAAGTAAATAAAAATTTAGGTAAAATCTTTAAAAGATTATCTCCCGGTGGAAAGGCTTACTTAGAACTGGAAAATACAGAAGAGCCTTTAAATGGTGGTGTATTACTAAAATCTAAACCAAGGGGCAAAGAAGTTAAAAGAATTGAGATAATTTCCGGTGGTGAAAAAACATTAACAGCCCTTTCTTTCTTGCTTGCTATTCAGCAATATAAACCGGCACCTTTTTATTATTTTGATGAGATAGATGCTCATCTGGATGATGCCAATGCAAGAAAAATAGCAGAACTATTTAAAGAGTTTTCAAAAGAAGCCCAATTTATAGTTGTTACCCTCAGAGATACAATGGCAACTTATGCAGATAGATTAATTGGTGTTTCTGCAAAAGATGGCATTTCTAATGTTTATACCCTTGATATTAATCAGATTTTGGGTAATAATATTAATACAGAAGAGTTGGGGTCGTAG
- the metF gene encoding methylenetetrahydrofolate reductase [NAD(P)H]: MKISEKLKQVNRSISFEFFPPKTEEAEKSLFETIKELEYIKPTFVSITYGAGGSTRDRTINIVKKIHEETGLTVMAHLTCIGHTKKEILDILNDYKNIGIQNILALRGDIPLNFENFKIPEDSCKYANELVALIRENFGDYFSIGVAAYPEGHPESPNIERDIYYFKKKVDAGADFAITQMFFDNRYFYKYLSLLEKENINIPVIPGIMPITNFGQIRKFASLCGATIPEEIVKKFEKYIDNPEETKKIGIEIATKQCEDLLKNNVKGLHFYTLNKSDATIKIYENIKHLL, from the coding sequence ATGAAAATTTCGGAAAAGTTAAAGCAGGTTAATAGGTCTATCTCTTTTGAATTTTTCCCACCTAAAACAGAAGAAGCAGAAAAATCTTTATTTGAAACAATAAAAGAGCTTGAATATATAAAACCTACATTTGTATCTATAACTTACGGAGCCGGTGGTAGCACAAGAGACAGAACTATAAATATTGTTAAAAAAATCCATGAAGAAACCGGATTAACCGTAATGGCACATCTTACCTGTATAGGTCATACAAAAAAAGAGATTTTAGATATCCTTAATGATTATAAAAATATCGGAATACAAAATATATTAGCATTAAGGGGAGATATTCCTTTAAATTTTGAAAATTTTAAAATTCCGGAAGATAGTTGTAAATATGCAAATGAACTTGTTGCATTAATAAGGGAAAATTTCGGTGATTATTTTAGTATCGGAGTAGCGGCTTATCCGGAAGGGCATCCTGAAAGTCCAAATATAGAAAGGGATATTTATTATTTCAAAAAAAAGGTAGATGCCGGAGCGGATTTTGCAATTACCCAGATGTTTTTTGATAACAGATATTTTTATAAATATTTATCTCTACTTGAAAAAGAAAATATAAATATACCTGTTATTCCCGGAATAATGCCTATTACTAATTTTGGTCAGATAAGAAAGTTTGCATCGTTATGCGGGGCAACAATACCGGAAGAAATTGTTAAAAAATTTGAAAAATATATAGATAATCCGGAAGAAACAAAAAAAATAGGCATAGAAATAGCGACAAAACAATGCGAAGATTTATTAAAAAATAATGTAAAAGGATTACATTTTTACACATTAAATAAATCAGATGCAACTATAAAAATTTATGAAAATATAAAACATTTGTTATAA
- a CDS encoding DnaJ domain-containing protein yields the protein MFFKLYREYNSDIDKFYNAWFENYTLNLMLKFFRKEEFYESYVLYNLRKKSIIKSYIKAYWSFCKNPEKYPYYIKEAMDYFGLKKLTKNELKKKYREFAKKYHPDLNKNKKEATLKMLEINHYYQILKSYVESEDFYEDYQQESKDYAKISS from the coding sequence ATGTTTTTTAAACTTTACAGGGAGTATAACTCTGATATTGATAAATTTTATAATGCATGGTTTGAAAATTATACATTAAATCTAATGCTTAAATTTTTCAGGAAAGAAGAGTTTTATGAAAGTTATGTTTTGTATAATTTAAGAAAGAAAAGCATAATAAAAAGTTATATAAAAGCTTACTGGAGTTTCTGTAAAAATCCGGAAAAATATCCTTACTATATAAAAGAAGCTATGGATTATTTTGGATTAAAAAAATTAACAAAAAATGAATTAAAGAAAAAATACAGAGAATTTGCAAAAAAATATCATCCGGATTTAAATAAAAATAAAAAAGAAGCAACCTTAAAAATGCTTGAAATAAACCATTATTATCAAATACTTAAATCTTATGTAGAGAGTGAAGATTTTTATGAAGATTATCAGCAGGAAAGTAAAGATTATGCTAAAATATCATCATGA
- a CDS encoding transposase — protein sequence MKSYKRALSIRISGKQKKERISDLQYKLMQFRNLLIIFNQIYYKNYGYIVLNESYLFNLLSDKPYRPRDTKDENGNIKKSKEEKLQEYNDILQNIDKVQELKEFIVKLKQQKDSVKNVHVIQSVIRQYISDYNSYFKSLNEYTKKPNKFRGKPRPPKAKKLKDIISFTVELNSNSFEIIDGRYILVRLTFDDENSRYIKVKLPEYIDREKIKSIRIKTIGTDAYIDVVYTKKIKIPETEKQYIAGIDLGLNNLLTIFSNNPSLRTLIVGGKEIKSFNQWFNKEKAKIQSEIDLLQNQINKLSKDGLNIDNLKLQIKTLINKQKQLSAFRERYLNNIFHQITRKIADYLYETGHKKVIIGNGAMSSKDGIDLGNKTNQHFVSIPFRKIIDMLKYKLEEYGIEVEEISEEFTSKTSPFANLNEVLEIGEEYLKVKRELKNTDLSEEELNQLKEKEKELKEQLNTLYNGKRIKRGLFKDFITNKVFNADAVGSYNILRKVAMPLINNTKLLIDKLSRPVKLKLKDLLQVSRDFVVEILQITGSRQNRVLCKIVEGYNFL from the coding sequence ATGAAATCCTATAAAAGAGCATTAAGCATTAGGATAAGTGGAAAACAGAAAAAAGAGAGAATATCAGATTTACAATATAAGTTGATGCAATTTAGAAATCTACTTATCATATTTAACCAAATTTATTATAAAAACTATGGATACATTGTTTTAAACGAAAGCTATTTATTTAATCTGCTATCCGATAAACCGTATAGACCGAGAGATACAAAAGATGAAAATGGTAATATTAAAAAATCTAAAGAAGAAAAATTGCAGGAATATAATGATATTTTACAAAACATTGATAAAGTTCAAGAATTAAAAGAGTTTATAGTTAAACTAAAACAACAAAAAGACAGTGTAAAAAATGTCCATGTAATTCAATCGGTAATCAGGCAATATATAAGTGATTACAATAGTTATTTTAAGTCTTTGAATGAATATACTAAAAAACCTAACAAATTCAGAGGAAAACCAAGACCACCAAAAGCTAAGAAATTAAAGGATATTATATCTTTTACTGTTGAACTTAACTCTAATTCATTTGAAATTATAGATGGTAGATATATCTTAGTTAGATTAACATTTGATGATGAGAATTCAAGATATATAAAAGTTAAATTACCTGAATATATAGATAGAGAAAAAATAAAATCAATAAGAATAAAAACCATAGGAACTGATGCATATATTGATGTAGTTTATACAAAGAAAATAAAAATTCCTGAAACAGAAAAACAATATATAGCAGGAATAGATTTAGGATTAAATAATCTATTAACAATATTTAGCAATAATCCAAGTTTAAGAACTCTAATAGTCGGTGGTAAAGAAATAAAATCGTTCAATCAATGGTTTAACAAAGAAAAAGCAAAAATACAATCAGAAATAGATTTACTGCAAAATCAAATAAATAAACTATCAAAAGATGGTTTAAATATAGATAATCTAAAATTACAGATAAAAACACTAATAAATAAACAAAAACAACTATCGGCATTCAGAGAAAGATATTTAAATAATATTTTCCATCAAATAACAAGAAAAATAGCAGATTATCTATATGAAACCGGACATAAAAAGGTAATAATAGGCAATGGAGCAATGAGTAGTAAAGATGGCATAGATTTAGGGAATAAAACAAATCAACATTTTGTTAGTATACCATTTAGAAAAATAATAGATATGCTAAAATACAAACTTGAAGAGTATGGAATAGAAGTTGAAGAAATATCAGAAGAATTCACAAGCAAAACATCACCATTTGCTAATTTAAATGAAGTTTTAGAAATTGGAGAGGAATATTTAAAGGTAAAAAGAGAACTAAAGAATACCGATTTATCAGAAGAAGAATTAAATCAGTTAAAAGAAAAGGAAAAAGAGTTAAAGGAACAATTAAATACTCTTTATAATGGTAAAAGAATAAAAAGGGGATTATTTAAGGATTTTATAACAAACAAAGTATTTAATGCAGATGCAGTAGGAAGTTATAACATATTAAGAAAAGTGGCTATGCCACTAATAAATAACACTAAACTATTAATTGATAAATTATCAAGACCGGTTAAATTAAAATTAAAAGATTTATTACAAGTATCCCGTGATTTTGTAGTGGAAATACTGCAAATAACGGGTAGTAGGCAAAATCGGGTACTCTGCAAGATAGTAGAAGGATATAACTTTTTATAA
- the ispF gene encoding 2-C-methyl-D-erythritol 2,4-cyclodiphosphate synthase, giving the protein MLRIGIGFDIHRLEEGRKLIIGGIEIPSEKGFLAHSDGDIFFHALTDAILGALCLGDIGELFPDKDERWKNADSKIFLQEAYRLMKKEKYNILNIDAVIVIEKPKLLPYREKIRENTAKILNISKNQIFLKAKTNEKLDAIGENKGASCMAVVLLKKED; this is encoded by the coding sequence GTGCTTAGGATAGGCATTGGGTTTGATATACACCGGTTAGAAGAAGGAAGAAAGTTAATAATAGGCGGTATAGAGATACCATCAGAAAAAGGTTTTTTAGCCCATTCAGATGGTGATATATTTTTTCATGCTTTAACAGATGCAATTCTTGGAGCATTATGCTTAGGTGATATAGGAGAACTATTTCCGGATAAAGATGAAAGATGGAAAAATGCAGATAGTAAAATATTTCTACAAGAAGCATATAGACTAATGAAAAAAGAGAAATATAATATATTAAATATAGATGCAGTTATAGTTATAGAAAAACCTAAGCTACTTCCTTATAGGGAAAAAATCAGAGAGAATACGGCAAAGATATTAAATATATCTAAAAATCAGATATTTTTAAAAGCAAAAACAAATGAAAAGCTTGATGCCATCGGAGAAAATAAAGGGGCATCCTGTATGGCAGTAGTTTTATTAAAGAAGGAGGATTGA
- a CDS encoding DUF1858 domain-containing protein, whose product MNIDLDTTIGAVLRKYPFTRKFFESKNMYCNICQCKTHERLQIAAINYGHDPVQFVEELKEFINQHGKSSES is encoded by the coding sequence ATGAATATTGATTTAGATACAACAATTGGAGCTGTTTTGAGAAAATATCCTTTTACGAGAAAATTTTTTGAATCAAAAAATATGTATTGTAATATATGCCAATGTAAAACCCACGAAAGATTGCAAATTGCTGCAATAAATTACGGACATGACCCTGTCCAATTTGTAGAAGAGCTAAAAGAGTTTATAAACCAACATGGAAAATCTTCAGAAAGCTAA